In Anaerolineales bacterium, the following proteins share a genomic window:
- a CDS encoding NUDIX domain-containing protein: MSKTSAGILMYRLNDGRAEVLLVHPGGPFWKNKDLGAWSIPKGEYTDEEPLAAARREFWEETGFQVEGDFIPLQPVIQRSGKQVSAWAVQGDLDAAAAHSIEFEMEWPPRSGKRASFPEVEQATWFSLPEAVLKLNMAQTSFVYQLATHLGITLEQS, encoded by the coding sequence ATGTCAAAAACCAGCGCAGGAATCTTGATGTATCGTTTGAATGATGGCCGGGCCGAAGTGCTGTTAGTGCACCCGGGCGGCCCATTTTGGAAGAATAAGGATCTGGGCGCCTGGTCGATTCCCAAAGGGGAATATACAGACGAGGAGCCGTTGGCGGCGGCACGGCGTGAATTTTGGGAGGAGACGGGTTTTCAGGTCGAGGGGGACTTCATCCCGCTGCAACCCGTGATCCAACGCAGCGGCAAGCAAGTGAGCGCCTGGGCGGTGCAAGGGGATCTGGATGCGGCTGCCGCGCACAGCATTGAATTTGAGATGGAATGGCCGCCGCGCTCAGGCAAGCGCGCCAGCTTCCCAGAGGTAGAGCAGGCTACCTGGTTCTCTTTGCCTGAAGCCGTGCTGAAGCTAAATATGGCGCAAACCAGCTTTGTGTACCAATTGGCCACACACCTGGGTATCACGCTGGAACAAAGCTAG
- a CDS encoding response regulator transcription factor, translated as MAARILVIEDDEAILAFLRRGLGYEGYEVETAEDGQKGLALAGGNRPDLVVLDWMLPGMDGLEVCKRLRTMGKIPILMLTAKDSVNDRVQGLDAGADDYMVKPFNLDELLARIRALLRRTQVPKEKSYTFGDLTLDTGTRRAQRGERVIDLTAKEYELLELFLRNPRQVLTREQIYDNVWGYDFGGESNIIEVYVRYLRQKLEVGKESRLLHTVRGMGYVLREDE; from the coding sequence ATGGCGGCTCGAATACTCGTAATTGAAGATGATGAAGCCATTTTGGCTTTCCTGCGTCGTGGCCTCGGCTATGAGGGATACGAAGTAGAAACCGCGGAGGACGGCCAAAAGGGCCTGGCCCTGGCCGGCGGCAATCGCCCCGATCTTGTGGTTCTGGATTGGATGCTGCCGGGGATGGACGGCCTCGAGGTGTGCAAGCGTCTGCGCACCATGGGCAAGATCCCCATCTTGATGCTTACTGCCAAAGATTCGGTCAATGATCGTGTGCAAGGCCTGGATGCCGGCGCCGATGATTACATGGTCAAGCCCTTTAACCTGGATGAGTTGCTGGCGCGCATTCGTGCTCTGCTGCGGCGTACCCAGGTGCCCAAGGAAAAATCCTACACGTTTGGTGATCTGACCCTGGATACCGGCACGCGCCGTGCGCAACGCGGCGAGCGCGTGATCGACCTGACCGCCAAAGAATATGAGCTGCTTGAGCTATTTTTGCGCAACCCGCGCCAAGTGCTGACCCGCGAACAGATCTATGACAATGTGTGGGGCTATGATTTTGGTGGCGAGAGCAACATTATTGAAGTGTATGTGCGCTATTTGCGCCAAAAGCTCGAGGTTGGTAAGGAGAGCCGTTTACTGCATACCGTGCGCGGCATGGGGTATGTCTTGCGCGAAGATGAGTAA
- a CDS encoding HAMP domain-containing protein, which produces MSLRTRLTLYYTLVLAAVLVLFGLAVYGLISVVQLRQVDSALERAARDLLFVARVDEQGDIIFIQRVSFDSSVISQVWNTSGQLVGVTQTVDPQSPLMQPLDASAMQADERTFTNVTISSIPYRVLSVPLHSNGQRVGVLQSGASLSIFDALRADLVRYLALLSAIAILIAGMLGLVTGRRALAPLATITDTALQITRADDLSRRIPPPSDPEDEVGRLITAFNDTLARLEKLFTTQRRFVADIGHELRTPLTVVRGNLDLMRRIGKMDEESMHSIEQEVVRLSRLVEDLLVLAQAESGKLPMDRRRVELDSLLLEVFNQVRVLAGDSVKLEIGKIDQVLVCGDRDRLRQVVLNLVANAIKYTKPGGVVTASLSKDAQEAKLAVRDTGLGIPAADLPHVFERFYRGDKSRSRGKDGAGFGLGLSIAYWIVRNHRGEIEVKSRANRGSTFTIRLPLADENCPDTTSDLRLETTFPVAAKATPPGAPPEHID; this is translated from the coding sequence ATGTCGCTGCGTACCCGCCTCACCTTGTATTACACCCTCGTGCTGGCGGCCGTGCTGGTCCTTTTTGGGCTGGCCGTCTATGGCCTCATTTCTGTAGTCCAGCTTCGCCAGGTGGATAGCGCCCTGGAGCGCGCCGCCCGCGATCTTTTGTTTGTCGCCCGGGTGGATGAACAGGGCGACATTATTTTTATCCAACGCGTTTCCTTCGATTCCAGCGTCATCAGCCAGGTGTGGAACACCAGCGGCCAATTGGTCGGCGTCACCCAAACGGTGGACCCGCAAAGCCCGCTGATGCAGCCGCTGGATGCCAGCGCCATGCAGGCTGATGAACGTACTTTCACCAATGTCACCATCAGCAGCATCCCCTACCGCGTGCTTAGCGTGCCGCTGCACTCCAACGGCCAGCGGGTTGGCGTGCTGCAGAGCGGCGCCTCGCTCAGCATCTTTGATGCGCTGCGAGCTGACCTGGTGCGCTATCTGGCGCTGCTCAGCGCTATCGCCATCCTGATCGCCGGCATGCTCGGCCTGGTCACCGGGCGCCGGGCGCTGGCCCCGCTGGCGACGATCACGGACACGGCTTTGCAAATCACGCGGGCCGATGATCTTTCGCGGCGCATTCCACCTCCCTCGGATCCCGAGGACGAGGTGGGGCGGCTGATCACCGCATTCAACGACACCCTGGCGCGCTTGGAGAAGCTTTTCACTACGCAGCGTCGCTTCGTCGCCGATATTGGCCATGAGTTGCGCACACCGCTCACCGTGGTGCGCGGCAATCTGGATCTGATGCGCCGCATTGGCAAGATGGACGAAGAATCGATGCACAGCATCGAGCAAGAGGTGGTGCGCCTTTCGCGCTTGGTGGAAGACCTGCTGGTGTTGGCGCAGGCCGAATCGGGCAAATTGCCTATGGACCGGCGGCGGGTGGAGTTGGATAGCTTGCTGCTCGAAGTCTTCAACCAGGTGCGCGTGCTGGCTGGCGATTCGGTCAAGCTGGAGATTGGCAAAATTGATCAGGTGCTGGTGTGTGGTGATCGCGATCGCCTGCGCCAAGTGGTGCTGAACTTAGTGGCCAACGCCATCAAGTACACCAAGCCAGGTGGCGTGGTGACCGCCAGCCTATCGAAAGATGCACAGGAAGCCAAGCTGGCGGTGCGCGATACCGGGCTGGGCATCCCAGCCGCGGATTTGCCGCATGTGTTTGAGCGCTTCTATCGTGGCGATAAATCGCGCTCGCGGGGCAAAGATGGGGCCGGGTTTGGCCTGGGCCTCTCGATCGCCTATTGGATCGTGCGCAACCATCGCGGTGAGATTGAAGTCAAATCACGCGCCAATCGTGGCAGCACCTTCACTATCCGTTTGCCGCTGGCCGATGAGAACTGCCCGGATACAACCTCTGACCTGCGCTTAGAAACTACCTTCCCCGTGGCGGCTAAGGCAACGCCGCCTGGCGCTCCGCCTGAGCACATAGACTAG
- the rplL gene encoding 50S ribosomal protein L7/L12 has protein sequence MADLSKLVEELGKLTVVEAAELVSKLEEAWGVSAAAPVAVAAAPAAGGGAAAAGEEKTEFDVIVKDAGPKKIEVIKVIRQLTNMGLKEAKDMAEAGNAKVLEAASKEAAADAKSKLEAAGAVVELA, from the coding sequence ATGGCTGATCTTAGCAAATTGGTAGAAGAGTTGGGTAAGCTGACCGTAGTGGAAGCGGCTGAGTTGGTTTCGAAGTTGGAAGAGGCTTGGGGTGTTTCCGCTGCCGCTCCCGTAGCTGTAGCCGCTGCTCCCGCTGCTGGTGGTGGCGCTGCCGCCGCTGGTGAAGAGAAGACTGAGTTCGATGTGATCGTCAAGGACGCCGGTCCCAAGAAGATCGAGGTCATCAAGGTCATCCGCCAGCTCACCAACATGGGCCTGAAGGAAGCCAAGGACATGGCCGAGGCCGGTAACGCCAAGGTGCTCGAAGCCGCCAGCAAGGAAGCTGCCGCGGACGCCAAGTCCAAGCTGGAAGCCGCTGGCGCGGTTGTCGAGCTGGCCTAA
- a CDS encoding transglycosylase SLT domain-containing protein, giving the protein MENTRPPASQSAVPVSSSALAHVFTPQVLRWEPQILAWAAENTLDPNLVATVMQIESCGDPRALSGAGAQGLFQVMPYHFASGEDAFAPETNARRGLAYLRKSLSHFDGDANLALAGYNGGINGASRPSSAWAQETRDYQYWGSHIYADAVAGRSESAVLQEWLAAGGASLCAQAERQAALP; this is encoded by the coding sequence TTGGAAAATACCCGCCCGCCGGCCAGCCAAAGCGCTGTGCCGGTTTCAAGCTCCGCGCTGGCACATGTATTCACCCCGCAGGTCTTGCGCTGGGAGCCCCAGATCCTGGCATGGGCGGCCGAGAATACGCTCGACCCAAATTTGGTGGCGACTGTAATGCAAATCGAATCATGCGGTGACCCGCGCGCCCTTTCCGGCGCCGGCGCCCAAGGTTTGTTTCAGGTGATGCCCTATCATTTTGCCAGCGGCGAGGATGCCTTCGCCCCGGAGACCAATGCCCGCCGCGGCCTGGCCTACCTACGCAAATCATTGAGCCATTTCGATGGGGACGCCAACCTGGCGCTGGCCGGCTACAATGGCGGCATCAACGGCGCCAGCCGGCCCAGCAGCGCCTGGGCACAAGAGACGCGTGACTACCAGTATTGGGGCAGCCACATCTACGCCGATGCAGTTGCCGGGCGCAGTGAGAGTGCGGTACTGCAGGAGTGGTTAGCCGCCGGCGGGGCTAGTCTATGTGCTCAGGCGGAGCGCCAGGCGGCGTTGCCTTAG